The Microbacterium schleiferi genome contains the following window.
GCGGGCGTCGGTGCGGTGAAGGCGCCGCGGAACCAGTCCTGCGTGGCAGGACCGAACCTCTCGAGCACATCCGCCATCCCCCTATCTTCGCGCGCACCCCCGACATCCGGCCCCGTCGCGGATACTGCCGGTCGCGGATGTCGTGGATCTTGGTCGCGAAGTCCGCAGAGTCTGCCCTGAATCGCACCGGCGGGCCGGATTCTTGCGAACGTCGGCAGAAACTGCGGAGTTCGTTGCGGCGTTGACGCGGATGAACACCGTGCGCCGCGCAGGTGTCGCGATCGGCGTTCCCGCAACGCGGTAGCCGCCATCGACGTGAGCCGCCTGGTCCAGTACCGTGACGTTCCGAGCGAAGGAGCAGCCATGGCACTCGACCAGGTGGTACACGGACGACAGAACGACTTCCCAGCGCGGCACTCGGATCGCGGGCGTTTCACGTTCGCAAAGCACGTCGTCGTCCCCAAGGAGGGAACGCAACTTCAGGTGGCGTTCATGGAGATCCCCCGGGGCAGTCAGCCTTCCCCTATCACTGGCACGCGGGCATCACGGAGGCGTACGTCATCCTGTCGGGGACGGGTCGGGTGCGCACCCCGGACGCCGAGTTTGACGTCGGGCCGGGAGAGGTCGTCGTCTTTCCGCCCGGGCCGGCAGGCGCGCACCGCATCACTGCAACCGGGCCGGAGCCGCTGCGCTATGTCGACGTGGACACGACCGGCGACCCGGATGTGATCGGATACCCGGACTCCGGCAAGACGATGGCGTACACCAGGGCGCGACCGACCACGATTTTCCGTGACGTGGATGCTGTGGACTACTACGCAGGGGAGCCAGACGCGCAGTGAGCGCGTCGCGCCCTGCTGCGCGTCCATGGGCGCCGACACCATGCAAGTAGCCCGGGGCCGCGGCACGGCGGGCGACCCGACGGATGTGGGAGAGTGGCACGCGGAGGATCCCCATGCGCACCACCCCAACCGTCCTCGCCGCAGCCCTGATCGCCGCCATCCTGGTCGGCACGGGAGCCGGCCCCGCCCTTGCTGAACCGGGCTTAGGTCCCGGTGTCGGTGACCCGCCGCAGCCTTCGACCGAGGCGACCATCGTCGCGATGCGGCACCAGGGTGGTCTCTACGGTGCACAGGAGACAGCGATCACGGATCCGCAGACTCCATATCCAACGACGATCACCGGATCGGGGCGCACCGTCGAGACGGCGCAGATCGTGCTCAACGATCCCGAGTCGAGTAGCCCCGGCGACATCCTGACCTACTGCATCGACCTGGCCACCGAAACCGAGATCGGCGTGCACTACGAACTCGGGGACTGGACCTCGGCGAACGTGCCGAATCTCGACTACGTGACCTACATCCTCAACAACTACTACCCGGTCGTGTCCGGGATGCCAGCCCTGTCGACGGATGCCGAGAAGGTCGCCGCCGTCCAGGGCGCGATCTGGTACTTCACCGATCAATTCGTCGTGCCGCAGTTCGGCTATCCGGCGCAGCACGCGGCGATCCGCGACATCGTCCAGGCAACCCAGACGGCTCTGGCTGGCGGATCAACGCCCGCGCCGCCGCTGCCGACCCTCACGATCACACCCGACAGCGGAACTGTGCCCACGACCGGCGACATCGTCGGGCCCTTCGCCGTGGGCGGATCGGTGTCATCATCGACGATCTCGATCCGAGGACTCGATATGTTCTCGGATGCCGCCGGCACCGCGCCCGTCGCCGGTGGCGCCGCGGTGGCGCAGGGTTCCTCGCTGTGGGCCCGGTACGTGTCGACGGCCGCCGATGAGGGATTCACGCTCGAAACATCCCAGACCGTCGAGGCCGGCAACGTCTTCCTCTACGACGGGGAAACCCTGGCCGAAGCAGCGCGCAGAAGCTGATCCTCGCCGCTCAGGCGACGATTCCGATCCGTGCGGATGCCGCGATCTCACCGATGGCCGCCGGCTGGTTCGCTGTCGATGTCACGGTCGCCGGCGCCGCCGCGGGTCGACAGGGTGCTATCTCGGTGACGGCCCGCTGCGACGATGGCGCGACCGTCATCGAGGACTCCGGGACCCTGCCCGCGGGTGCTGCCGCCGGCACGACCCGCGTCGTGACGCTCTCGGCCGTTCCCGCCGGGGCGACATGCACCGCGAGCCAGACGGCTGACGGCCACACCGCGGATGCCGTGCTGGCCTCGACCACGATCGTCCCGGCATCCGTCGTCGCCGCTGCATCCTCGACAGTCTCGGTGACGGTGACCGACACCTTCGCCGCTCCGACCCCGACCCCCACCCCCACCCCGAGCCCCACGTCGACGCGGCTTCCCGACACGGGTGCCGCAGCCGCGCCATCCTGGGCGATGCCGGCCATTCTGCTCGTCGCGGGAGCGGCCCTGATCGTGGTCGACCACACCCGGCGGCGGGCGCGAGCGCGACGGTAGCCGCCCGCCGTGGCGAACTCCTCATGCTCGGCGTCAAACCACCGCTGGGAGGTCGGTGGACAGGCGTCCCACCGCTGATATTGAGGAGTTAGCTACGCCTGCCCCAGCGTGTTAGCGACGCTCGCCCCGGGCTAGTCGACCTCGGCGGCTGGCGCCTTCCCTGACGCCGCCGCGAGATCGGCGACGAACTCGAGTTTGTCGAGCACCGGGGTCGACAGCACGAACGGGTAGAGATCCTCGGACCCCATCGACCGATTCATCATGTTCAGCGCGGTTGACAGCGGCATCCACGTCTTGGTGATCCGCTCCCGGAACGACGCGGTCGGAGCGGGCCGCAGGAGGTCGAACTGCTCAGCGGTCTGGATGCTGTCACTGATGTGCAGGTAATGGGCCCAGGTCTCGGCGAAGTCCTCCCACGGGTGCATGGTCGCGTACTGCGAGATGTAGTGCTGCTGCCAGTCCGCGGGAGCACCCTCGGCATAGTGCCGGTCGATCGCGGCCTGGTAGTCCTCGGTCTCGTCGCCGAAGAGGTCCCGCGCGCGGGCGCGGGTCTCGTCATCCGTGATGAGAAACGCCTCGTAGTAGTGCCCGACCTCGTGCCGGAAGTGCCCGAGCATCGTGCGGTACGGCTCGTCAAGCATCGCCCGGACCTTCTCGCGGTGCGCGTCCTCGGCCTCGGCGAGGTCGATCGTCACGATGCCGTCGGCGTGTCCGATCGTCACCGGCTCGGCGACGCTGGAGAGCAGGTCGAACGCGACGCCGCGCGGGTCGTCGGTGCGGTCGAGAATCGGGATGCCGAGTTCATCCAGTTCCGCGATGAGGTGCCGCTTGGCGCGCTCGGCGGGGGCGTAGTTCGAGATGCCCTCGAGGTCGGCGTCGTTGGGTCTGGTCCGGGTCAGGCCACAGCTGAAGCACAGCCCGCCGGCCTCGGTCGTGAGCCAGGTGCAGCCCGACAGCCCGAGGTTCGCGCACACGTGCCACACCGTGCCCTCGGCATCCGTGTACGTGCGATCGTCGGTGTCGATCGGCACGATGTCGCGCTCTGTCCGGGAGTAGCCGAGCGGTGTCTTGCACGAGACGCAGACGGAGTTCTCGAAGAACAGGCGGTTCCCGCAGACGCGGCAGGTGTAGGACCTCACGGGCGAATCCTCGCACACGAACTCGCCGTGCAGCGGGGGCTTGCGCTCGGGCCGATTCGCGTTCCGGTCGTGGTCGCAACGGCGCAGGGATTCTGCGACCCGCCGAGCGGATGGGCCGGCGGGCGGCGTGTTGCCTCACGGATGCGCCGTTGCGACCGGCCGGGAGTCGAGACGTCTCCGGGACGGATGAGCCGCGACCGGGCGGGAGCCCCAGCACCTCAGGACGGGTCAGGATGCCGGTGCCGGGGCGACATCGACCGAGACGCGCAGGGTCGAGCGCTTCGCGGTAGTGAAGATGATCCCCTTGACGGGGGAGACGTCTCCGTAGTCCCGCCCCAGGCGACCGTGACATATCGGTCGTTCGCCCACTGGTCGTTGGTCGGGTCAATCGCGAGCCACTCGTCCGATCCGGGCAGCCAGACCGCGAGCCACGCGTGCGAGGCGTCGGCTCCGACGATCCGTTCCCGGCCCGGAGGTGGCTGGGTGGCGAGGTACCCGCTGACGTAGCGCGCGGCGACGCCGTGGCTTCGCAAACACGCGAGGGCGAGGTGCGCGAAGTCC
Protein-coding sequences here:
- a CDS encoding thioester domain-containing protein; the encoded protein is MRTTPTVLAAALIAAILVGTGAGPALAEPGLGPGVGDPPQPSTEATIVAMRHQGGLYGAQETAITDPQTPYPTTITGSGRTVETAQIVLNDPESSSPGDILTYCIDLATETEIGVHYELGDWTSANVPNLDYVTYILNNYYPVVSGMPALSTDAEKVAAVQGAIWYFTDQFVVPQFGYPAQHAAIRDIVQATQTALAGGSTPAPPLPTLTITPDSGTVPTTGDIVGPFAVGGSVSSSTISIRGLDMFSDAAGTAPVAGGAAVAQGSSLWARYVSTAADEGFTLETSQTVEAGNVFLYDGETLAEAARRS
- a CDS encoding DUF5979 domain-containing protein — translated: MAAGWFAVDVTVAGAAAGRQGAISVTARCDDGATVIEDSGTLPAGAAAGTTRVVTLSAVPAGATCTASQTADGHTADAVLASTTIVPASVVAAASSTVSVTVTDTFAAPTPTPTPTPSPTSTRLPDTGAAAAPSWAMPAILLVAGAALIVVDHTRRRARARR
- a CDS encoding zinc-binding metallopeptidase family protein, with the translated sequence MRSYTCRVCGNRLFFENSVCVSCKTPLGYSRTERDIVPIDTDDRTYTDAEGTVWHVCANLGLSGCTWLTTEAGGLCFSCGLTRTRPNDADLEGISNYAPAERAKRHLIAELDELGIPILDRTDDPRGVAFDLLSSVAEPVTIGHADGIVTIDLAEAEDAHREKVRAMLDEPYRTMLGHFRHEVGHYYEAFLITDDETRARARDLFGDETEDYQAAIDRHYAEGAPADWQQHYISQYATMHPWEDFAETWAHYLHISDSIQTAEQFDLLRPAPTASFRERITKTWMPLSTALNMMNRSMGSEDLYPFVLSTPVLDKLEFVADLAAASGKAPAAEVD